A window of Cohnella herbarum contains these coding sequences:
- the pdaA gene encoding delta-lactam-biosynthetic de-N-acetylase: MPRLKILKIVLPICAAIFLSLSGTVSAYANGPYHFGFKKSRDGALPSIADEGFMNVLKEHQAIFLGDTQNKELYLTFDNGYENGFTPRILDILRDKNVSAAFFVTGHFVKDQPELVQRMAKEGHIIGNHSWSHPDLSQVGTDRIRTEMDKVQVEVEQLTGQHEMRFMRPPRGVFSGRMLEACSNLGYTGVFWSVAYKDWDVNLQQGANHAYNSVMGQLHPGAVILLHSVSRDNTEALGRIIDGARQRGYEFKSLDRLVQKTYR, encoded by the coding sequence ATGCCTAGATTAAAAATCTTGAAAATCGTCTTACCGATATGCGCAGCGATCTTTCTGTCCCTATCCGGGACGGTTTCCGCTTACGCTAACGGTCCTTACCACTTCGGCTTCAAGAAAAGCCGGGATGGAGCCCTTCCTTCCATCGCGGATGAGGGATTCATGAACGTTCTGAAAGAGCATCAAGCCATCTTTCTCGGCGATACTCAGAACAAAGAATTGTATCTGACCTTCGATAACGGCTACGAGAACGGATTTACGCCGCGCATTCTAGACATTCTCCGGGACAAAAACGTATCGGCGGCTTTCTTCGTCACGGGACACTTCGTTAAGGACCAGCCGGAGTTAGTGCAGAGGATGGCCAAGGAAGGCCACATCATCGGTAACCATTCCTGGAGCCATCCCGATCTAAGCCAGGTCGGTACGGATCGCATCCGTACCGAGATGGACAAAGTCCAGGTCGAGGTCGAGCAACTTACCGGGCAGCATGAAATGCGATTCATGCGTCCTCCTCGGGGAGTATTCAGCGGTCGCATGCTTGAAGCCTGCAGCAATCTCGGTTATACCGGCGTTTTCTGGTCGGTCGCCTACAAAGACTGGGACGTTAACTTGCAGCAAGGGGCCAATCATGCGTACAACAGCGTCATGGGTCAGCTTCACCCTGGAGCGGTAATCCTGCTTCATTCCGTTTCGCGCGACAATACCGAGGCGTTGGGCAGAATCATTGACGGCGCGCGGCAACGGGGATACGAGTTCAAAAGCTTGGATCGGCTTGTTCAGAAAACATACCGTTAA
- a CDS encoding helix-turn-helix transcriptional regulator yields MFTPRITFSFGFSHKPDTEVHFHHHECFELVYYLQGSGTTMIGQTMHNYSENTFSIIRPRSVHNEIRHQATEVICVGFPLNESREMTLRLENGIFMDRSCLLLPIVKKMKQELTTPRIHSELKLTLFMNEFLIEFERMRSVPSSSDSFEYIENFIREHFNQEIDMIALSKLSGYSYDHFRHLFKSKLGESPMNYIIRKRVDYAKKLILATEMTMSAIAQDCGFSNSSQFSETFRKVAGVSPSQFKRNHFIR; encoded by the coding sequence ATGTTTACTCCTCGCATAACGTTTTCTTTCGGCTTTTCCCACAAGCCCGACACGGAAGTACACTTTCATCATCACGAATGCTTCGAGCTTGTCTACTACCTCCAAGGCTCCGGAACGACGATGATCGGACAAACGATGCATAACTATTCGGAAAATACGTTCAGCATCATTCGGCCGCGCAGCGTTCATAATGAAATTCGTCATCAAGCTACCGAAGTCATTTGCGTAGGTTTTCCGCTTAACGAAAGCCGAGAGATGACCCTCCGCTTAGAAAACGGCATCTTCATGGATCGTTCCTGCCTTCTCCTTCCTATCGTCAAGAAGATGAAGCAGGAATTGACGACCCCTCGCATTCATTCCGAACTCAAACTTACCTTGTTCATGAACGAATTTCTAATCGAATTCGAGCGGATGCGTTCCGTCCCTTCCTCGTCCGATTCTTTCGAATATATCGAGAATTTCATCCGGGAGCATTTTAATCAGGAAATCGATATGATTGCCCTCTCCAAGCTTTCGGGTTATAGCTACGATCATTTCCGGCACCTATTTAAATCGAAGCTTGGCGAGTCTCCCATGAACTACATCATTAGAAAAAGAGTAGACTATGCGAAAAAGCTCATTCTCGCTACGGAGATGACGATGAGCGCGATCGCCCAAGATTGCGGGTTCTCGAATAGCTCCCAATTTTCCGAAACGTTCCGCAAAGTAGCCGGGGTTTCCCCTAGCCAGTTCAAGCGGAATCACTTTATTCGTTAA
- a CDS encoding nucleoside hydrolase, protein MIAFPKLQPSKLLERLESPKGPIRMVLDTDTYNEIDDQFAVVYAMKSQAKLKVEAFYAAPFYNERSSGPKDGMEKSYEELRRIAGLMPEMKDIPILRGSEAYLSDFIQPVESAAARDLVERAMASGENDPLYVVSIGAITNVASALMMEPRIVDKIVIVWLGGHSLEWDDTTEFNLKQDYFASKLVLDCGVPLVLVPCMGVTSHLVTTLSEMEDYVKDNGPIGRYLYDTFKECHNDHFAYSRVIWDISTIAFLNDDRWTPSSLVHSPVLSTDFRWSRDTSRHWIRYVKYIHRDSVFRDLFSKLKESDPEK, encoded by the coding sequence ATGATCGCGTTTCCTAAACTGCAGCCAAGCAAGTTGCTTGAACGTCTTGAGAGTCCGAAGGGACCTATCCGAATGGTGCTGGACACGGATACTTACAATGAAATCGATGACCAATTCGCGGTCGTCTATGCGATGAAGTCGCAGGCGAAGTTGAAGGTCGAGGCCTTCTACGCGGCTCCGTTTTATAACGAACGTTCCAGCGGTCCGAAGGACGGCATGGAGAAAAGTTATGAGGAGCTTAGGCGGATAGCGGGGCTAATGCCCGAGATGAAGGATATTCCGATCTTGCGCGGCTCCGAAGCTTACCTGTCCGATTTCATTCAACCGGTCGAGAGCGCGGCTGCCCGAGATCTGGTAGAGAGAGCGATGGCCAGCGGCGAGAACGACCCGTTATACGTCGTTTCGATCGGAGCGATTACGAACGTCGCATCCGCTTTGATGATGGAACCCCGGATCGTCGACAAGATCGTCATCGTCTGGCTCGGCGGGCATTCCTTGGAGTGGGACGATACGACCGAATTCAATCTGAAGCAAGATTATTTCGCCTCCAAGCTTGTGTTGGATTGCGGCGTTCCTCTCGTTCTCGTTCCTTGTATGGGCGTGACTTCCCACCTGGTGACGACTCTATCGGAGATGGAGGATTACGTGAAAGACAACGGGCCGATCGGCCGATACTTGTACGATACGTTCAAGGAATGCCATAACGATCACTTCGCTTACTCGCGCGTCATCTGGGATATTTCCACGATCGCTTTTCTCAACGACGATAGATGGACGCCAAGCTCGCTAGTGCACAGTCCGGTTCTGTCTACCGACTTCCGCTGGAGCAGGGATACGAGCCGCCATTGGATCCGTTACGTTAAGTATATTCATAGGGATAGCGTGTTCCGTGATTTGTTCTCTAAGTTAAAAGAAAGCGATCCCGAAAAATAG
- a CDS encoding DEAD/DEAH box helicase has protein sequence MGFIELGLNETLAEKLAAVGISEPSEVQSQALPELLSGKDGVLVSPTGTGKTLAYLLPLLQKIDGSRRETQALVLAPTQELAMQIMREAELYGQPLGIKATALIGGASIARQLERMKGKPALIVGTPGRVREVANTRKLSLHAVSFVVIDETDRVFSLGGKSDVENLMRQCSRDRQTVFVSATRSEAMRDAERKWQKEPWVSDVTEKENENGLSSTLKHWYFLSDRREKIDLIRKIVRHMKPSSALLFVNDTEKIGELLAKLRYEGVSVDALYGDTRGQERGEVMQRFRQGRTKLLIATDVAARGLDLPGLPLVVQFEPALDADHYVHRSGRTARMGRDGTSITLISHEERFIIDKLEKQLKIKVEPKMLYEGRVVSLEEGIEGKGSSPERKPHSGGDAKQDRPVWKSKAEYLATLQAQSESKPQAADNRKTQQDRKPQATDSRKPQQDRKPNIDKKPVSAGKPSSVDKPYVKATRAEKPVASKKDKAPTLGVSTSATVAKPAAKTPVKPVKAKADRERDKKNKGAPKWLKEKRETASGDNDKSQK, from the coding sequence ATGGGTTTTATTGAATTGGGGTTAAACGAGACGCTTGCGGAGAAACTGGCCGCGGTCGGTATTTCGGAGCCTTCGGAAGTACAGAGCCAAGCGCTTCCCGAGCTGTTGAGCGGCAAGGACGGCGTATTGGTGTCGCCGACGGGAACGGGAAAGACATTGGCCTATTTGCTTCCGCTGTTGCAGAAGATCGACGGCTCGCGACGGGAGACGCAAGCGCTCGTGCTTGCTCCGACGCAAGAGCTCGCGATGCAAATTATGCGGGAGGCGGAGTTATACGGACAACCGCTCGGCATTAAAGCGACCGCGTTGATCGGAGGAGCTTCGATTGCTCGTCAGCTTGAACGGATGAAAGGCAAGCCTGCCCTCATCGTAGGCACTCCCGGACGCGTTCGCGAAGTGGCGAACACCCGCAAGCTGTCTCTGCATGCGGTGTCTTTCGTCGTCATAGACGAAACGGACCGGGTGTTCTCGCTGGGCGGCAAGAGCGACGTGGAGAACTTGATGCGTCAATGCTCCCGCGACCGGCAAACGGTATTCGTATCGGCGACCCGTTCGGAAGCGATGCGCGATGCGGAGCGGAAATGGCAGAAGGAACCGTGGGTATCCGACGTGACGGAAAAGGAAAACGAGAACGGTCTTTCGTCTACGTTAAAACATTGGTATTTCTTAAGCGACCGGCGCGAGAAGATAGACTTGATTCGCAAAATCGTGCGTCATATGAAACCATCCTCGGCGTTGTTGTTCGTTAACGATACGGAGAAAATCGGAGAACTGCTCGCGAAGCTGCGTTACGAAGGGGTTTCCGTCGATGCGCTTTACGGCGATACGCGCGGGCAAGAGCGCGGAGAAGTGATGCAACGGTTCCGGCAAGGGCGCACGAAGCTGCTGATCGCGACCGACGTTGCGGCCAGGGGGCTGGATCTTCCGGGGCTTCCGCTCGTTGTCCAGTTCGAGCCGGCGCTCGATGCGGACCACTACGTCCACCGTTCCGGAAGAACGGCCCGGATGGGACGCGACGGAACGTCGATTACGTTGATCTCGCATGAAGAGAGATTCATCATCGACAAGCTGGAGAAGCAATTAAAAATTAAAGTAGAACCGAAGATGTTGTACGAGGGACGGGTTGTTTCCTTAGAAGAGGGCATAGAGGGCAAGGGATCGTCTCCGGAACGGAAGCCGCACTCGGGCGGAGACGCGAAGCAAGACCGGCCGGTATGGAAGTCGAAGGCGGAATATTTGGCGACGCTTCAGGCTCAATCCGAGTCTAAGCCTCAGGCTGCGGATAACCGCAAGACCCAGCAGGACAGGAAGCCTCAAGCAACGGATAGCCGCAAGCCGCAACAGGATAGGAAGCCGAATATCGACAAGAAACCTGTGTCGGCCGGCAAACCGTCTTCGGTGGACAAGCCTTACGTCAAGGCAACGCGGGCGGAGAAGCCGGTCGCTTCTAAGAAAGACAAGGCGCCGACTCTGGGCGTGTCCACCTCGGCGACGGTCGCGAAACCGGCGGCGAAGACCCCGGTCAAACCCGTTAAGGCTAAAGCGGATCGCGAACGGGATAAGAAAAACAAAGGCGCGCCGAAGTGGCTCAAGGAAAAACGCGAGACGGCTTCGGGCGACAACGATAAATCGCAAAAATAA
- a CDS encoding SDR family NAD(P)-dependent oxidoreductase, producing the protein MRVKLRNKVVLITGASSGIGALVATMLAEKGAIPVLTARSRDKMLQLAASISGEHAVYEMDVTSEEQVGSVVSQVVDRYGKIDVLLNNAGYGEFVSFADASLSHFEEMMDVNYMGTVRCTHAVLPYMLREGQGHIVNVASMAGKMATAKSTGYSATKHAVLGLTNALRQELRGTGVQVSAVNPGPIDTPFFERADPEGNYVRNIGWFMMSPDKVARTILSVIERRKPEVDLPWTASIGVKFMQVFPRIGEALFGRFMNKK; encoded by the coding sequence ATGAGAGTAAAGTTGCGAAATAAAGTCGTGCTCATTACCGGCGCTTCGAGCGGTATCGGGGCGTTGGTGGCGACCATGCTCGCCGAGAAAGGCGCAATTCCCGTGCTGACCGCGCGTTCCCGAGACAAGATGCTGCAATTAGCGGCTTCGATCTCCGGCGAACACGCGGTTTACGAGATGGATGTGACCTCCGAAGAGCAGGTTGGCAGCGTCGTTTCGCAAGTGGTTGACCGATACGGTAAAATAGATGTATTGCTGAATAATGCGGGATACGGGGAGTTCGTTTCGTTCGCGGATGCTTCTCTATCTCATTTTGAAGAAATGATGGACGTAAACTACATGGGGACGGTACGCTGCACCCATGCGGTTCTGCCTTACATGCTTCGGGAGGGACAAGGGCATATCGTTAACGTCGCTTCCATGGCGGGGAAGATGGCGACCGCAAAGTCGACCGGCTATTCCGCGACCAAACACGCCGTTCTCGGACTTACGAATGCGCTAAGGCAGGAATTGCGAGGCACGGGAGTTCAGGTTTCCGCGGTTAATCCGGGGCCGATAGACACCCCGTTCTTCGAACGTGCGGATCCGGAAGGAAATTACGTACGGAATATCGGTTGGTTCATGATGTCGCCCGACAAAGTCGCCAGAACGATTTTATCGGTTATCGAACGCAGGAAGCCGGAGGTAGATTTGCCTTGGACGGCATCGATAGGAGTAAAATTCATGCAAGTGTTTCCGCGGATCGGCGAAGCGCTGTTCGGCCGGTTTATGAATAAGAAGTAA
- a CDS encoding chemotaxis protein CheX, with amino-acid sequence MKAEYINPFLESARMVIEQMVQIRPSTGQLSIRDIKFAENHVWIQIGLTGHMTGDIVFGLSESVALRIISAMMGGYTITEIDDMGKSAISELGNMISGNASTMLYNQGVHVDITPPKIMGTHFASATGASRALAVPLIMDGIGEMEIQVLIA; translated from the coding sequence ATGAAGGCTGAGTACATCAACCCATTTTTGGAATCCGCGCGGATGGTTATCGAACAAATGGTTCAAATCCGTCCCAGTACCGGGCAATTATCGATCAGGGACATTAAATTCGCGGAAAATCATGTGTGGATTCAAATCGGATTAACGGGACATATGACCGGAGATATCGTGTTTGGACTGAGCGAGTCGGTTGCGTTACGGATCATTTCGGCGATGATGGGCGGGTATACGATTACCGAGATCGACGATATGGGCAAGAGCGCCATTTCCGAATTAGGCAATATGATCAGCGGAAACGCTAGCACGATGCTATACAATCAAGGCGTTCACGTTGACATCACTCCTCCTAAGATCATGGGAACTCACTTCGCTTCCGCTACGGGCGCAAGCCGAGCGTTAGCCGTTCCGCTCATTATGGATGGAATCGGAGAAATGGAAATCCAAGTGTTGATCGCGTAG
- a CDS encoding zinc dependent phospholipase C family protein has translation MPNIWAHIQFGKEVLRAIHAVQYMENQKWRTAFQLGCQGPDFLFYDHYLPWQASTPLNKLGSLLHNLHCGPFLLSLFEEARVRPLTDPAVAYTIGFLLHHVLDRHLHPFVFSRSGFKKWHHQRFETAMDSAILMQRANLHTGKTPVAPEIDTEGRLPGGFASDFLRISAIHYPIVSKLITADQLDQAVAQMIQAQKLFFDPTGWKGRLVFGQLAPFSPPLRIPDWDVLNEKRLPWIDPTDRTILHRESAIELWELALEDGIATTAAGIAWLEAGPNEEAALLKDKFSGLLRNISYETGLPCEAGKITFADSVVPS, from the coding sequence ATGCCGAATATCTGGGCCCATATTCAGTTTGGTAAAGAAGTCTTAAGGGCTATTCATGCAGTTCAATATATGGAAAATCAAAAATGGAGAACGGCATTTCAGCTCGGTTGCCAAGGTCCCGATTTCCTCTTTTACGATCATTATCTGCCATGGCAAGCCTCAACGCCACTAAACAAGCTGGGCTCGTTGCTGCACAATCTGCATTGCGGCCCCTTCCTGCTCTCTTTATTCGAAGAAGCGAGAGTCCGACCGTTAACGGACCCCGCAGTCGCTTATACGATAGGTTTTCTGCTCCATCATGTGCTCGATAGGCACCTTCATCCTTTCGTATTCAGCCGCTCCGGTTTCAAGAAATGGCATCATCAACGGTTCGAGACCGCTATGGATTCCGCTATCCTCATGCAACGCGCAAATCTCCATACCGGAAAAACCCCGGTCGCTCCCGAGATCGATACGGAAGGAAGGTTGCCCGGCGGGTTCGCTTCCGATTTCCTTCGGATTTCGGCGATACATTACCCGATAGTCTCGAAACTGATTACGGCCGATCAACTCGACCAAGCCGTCGCTCAGATGATTCAAGCGCAGAAATTGTTTTTCGATCCGACCGGATGGAAAGGACGACTCGTCTTCGGGCAACTCGCCCCCTTCTCCCCTCCGCTCCGTATTCCCGACTGGGATGTGCTGAATGAAAAACGTCTGCCCTGGATCGACCCGACCGACCGCACGATACTCCATCGCGAAAGCGCGATAGAGCTCTGGGAGTTGGCACTGGAGGACGGTATCGCAACCACGGCTGCAGGGATCGCTTGGCTCGAAGCCGGCCCGAACGAAGAAGCAGCCTTGCTGAAGGATAAGTTCAGCGGGCTGCTTCGGAATATTTCGTATGAAACCGGTCTTCCGTGCGAAGCAGGCAAGATTACTTTCGCGGATTCCGTAGTTCCAAGTTAA
- a CDS encoding MFS transporter, producing the protein MDDNKQIKAWVMYDWANSAFATTIMAAVMPIYFISVAGGTDGSWSFTQTAAAIVVALMSPLLGAIADHTGRKAAFLRVFSIIGAVASAALAFVGPGDMWLASILVVIGMVGFGTGNTFYDAMLNDITSPAQRDKVSARGYSMGYLGGGVLLAVNLGLILGWESIGLPDKTAASQISFVTVGIWWFVFSWPLFRSIKDTRLAREGSVFATLRAGTRRLGETFSRIKRYPELMKFMVAYWFFFDGINTIIVMAASYGTTIGIKDDDLIAALLLTQFIGFPATLLFGKLAVKWGSKKMLYASLITYLIIVILGYFMTNAMHFFILACLVGLVQGGSQATARAIFSRLIPPGRTAEFNGFLSFTSRFFSFGGPLVFGIVKLVSDSSRSALLAVAFFFLAGILLLTLVNLVKGEREATQY; encoded by the coding sequence ATGGATGATAACAAGCAAATAAAAGCCTGGGTCATGTACGATTGGGCGAATTCTGCTTTTGCGACGACGATCATGGCAGCCGTTATGCCGATCTATTTCATTAGCGTCGCTGGCGGAACGGACGGCAGCTGGAGCTTTACGCAAACCGCTGCCGCGATCGTCGTCGCGCTTATGTCGCCGCTGCTCGGGGCGATCGCGGATCATACGGGCAGGAAAGCTGCTTTTCTAAGGGTTTTCAGTATCATTGGCGCGGTTGCCAGCGCGGCATTGGCATTCGTGGGACCGGGTGATATGTGGCTGGCTTCGATTCTTGTCGTCATCGGCATGGTCGGCTTCGGTACGGGGAACACGTTCTATGACGCCATGCTGAACGATATTACTTCTCCGGCTCAGCGGGACAAGGTGAGCGCCCGGGGATATTCGATGGGGTACTTGGGCGGCGGCGTGCTGCTTGCGGTCAATTTGGGATTGATCCTGGGTTGGGAATCGATCGGGTTACCCGATAAAACCGCCGCTTCGCAAATATCGTTCGTTACGGTGGGGATTTGGTGGTTCGTCTTCTCGTGGCCATTGTTCCGAAGTATTAAGGATACTCGGTTAGCCCGGGAGGGAAGCGTATTTGCCACTCTGAGGGCGGGAACTCGACGTCTCGGAGAAACGTTCTCCCGGATCAAGCGATATCCTGAGTTGATGAAATTCATGGTCGCGTACTGGTTCTTCTTCGACGGAATCAATACGATTATCGTTATGGCGGCAAGTTACGGCACGACGATCGGTATCAAGGACGACGACTTAATCGCCGCTCTGTTGCTGACGCAATTTATCGGATTTCCGGCGACGCTGCTCTTCGGGAAGTTAGCGGTAAAATGGGGAAGCAAGAAAATGCTCTACGCCTCGTTGATTACCTATCTTATCATCGTCATTCTGGGTTACTTCATGACGAACGCAATGCATTTCTTCATTTTAGCTTGCTTGGTCGGTCTCGTGCAGGGCGGATCGCAGGCGACTGCCAGAGCGATCTTCAGCAGGCTGATTCCTCCCGGACGGACGGCGGAGTTTAACGGATTCCTCAGCTTCACGAGCCGTTTCTTCTCCTTCGGAGGTCCGCTCGTGTTCGGAATCGTTAAGCTCGTGAGCGACTCGAGCCGTTCGGCTCTGCTCGCCGTCGCTTTCTTCTTCTTAGCTGGAATCCTATTGCTGACGTTGGTGAACCTTGTCAAGGGAGAACGGGAAGCTACGCAGTATTGA
- a CDS encoding PadR family transcriptional regulator, with translation MSMKLLILGLLSECNRHPYEIRQTIKARNWHHAFKIKDGSLYYAVDQLRDEGLIEVAETIPVQGDNRPDKVIYRITEQGKTVLRKLIYNEMDQEFYPLHPMFMPLAFARHADNALMGSLIEKRLEACENTIEHLRGVLELKGGWLPRGSVRFIQGALRFSETEREWLQQLLDDARSGKLTDFGSGHDRK, from the coding sequence ATGTCCATGAAGCTATTGATCCTCGGTCTATTAAGCGAATGCAATCGGCACCCTTATGAAATTAGGCAAACGATCAAGGCGAGGAATTGGCACCATGCCTTTAAGATCAAAGACGGATCATTGTATTACGCGGTCGATCAGTTAAGGGATGAAGGATTAATCGAAGTGGCGGAAACGATTCCCGTCCAAGGAGACAATCGTCCGGACAAAGTCATCTATCGAATAACGGAACAGGGGAAGACGGTTCTTCGGAAACTGATCTACAATGAAATGGATCAGGAATTCTATCCGCTGCATCCTATGTTCATGCCCCTAGCGTTCGCGAGGCATGCCGACAATGCCCTTATGGGATCATTGATCGAGAAACGGTTGGAAGCTTGCGAAAATACGATCGAGCATCTTAGGGGAGTATTGGAGCTTAAAGGAGGGTGGCTGCCTCGAGGGTCCGTTCGATTTATTCAAGGCGCATTGCGATTCAGCGAAACGGAAAGGGAATGGCTGCAACAATTGCTCGACGACGCGAGATCCGGGAAATTGACGGATTTCGGGAGCGGCCACGACCGAAAATAA
- a CDS encoding MDR family MFS transporter, with protein MDAKKSNTNLVVAGLLLGLFMAALDQTIVSTAMTTIIKKLGGLESFIWVYSAYMIAMVVSTPIFGKLSDMYGRKNFFLMGLILFLGGSILCGTAQNMDQLIIYRAIQGIGGGALMPIVFTIIFDLFPAEKRGKMMGLFGAVFGISSVFGPIMGGAITDHLSWRWIFYINVPIGLLAIYFIARAYHETKVSRKQVIDWAGAILLTGTILCLMFGLELGGTEGWAWDSAKTISLFAGSAILFVLFLLAEKKAKDPIIKLSLFQKRLFTSSMAISLLYGGVMIAGASYIPIFIQGVFHKTATETSTVLTPMMLGVVLSSQLGGRFATRFRYRDVMLVSALTLLVGSYLLGFVMDRETSRLTITLFMVIIGLGMGVSFSLLNISTLNSVPPQYKGSASSLITFFRTIGSALGVTVFGTLQKHEFQQGIQELPNLNPEMAAQIKGGQALLDPALQAKMGLSPDAVNALLGKLADSIIYIFQWSVLLPALALVFVLLMGSARMEKGKLGAGSHGQSGQQDSSGQKGDPGLKGDAAGKPEPSFHGG; from the coding sequence ATGGATGCGAAAAAGAGCAATACGAACCTCGTCGTAGCCGGTTTACTACTCGGCCTATTCATGGCTGCATTAGATCAGACGATCGTATCGACGGCGATGACGACGATCATTAAGAAACTCGGAGGATTGGAGAGCTTCATCTGGGTATATTCGGCTTACATGATCGCTATGGTCGTATCTACGCCGATATTCGGTAAGCTATCCGATATGTACGGACGGAAAAATTTCTTCCTCATGGGACTGATCTTGTTCCTCGGAGGATCGATTCTTTGCGGAACCGCGCAGAACATGGATCAATTGATCATCTATCGAGCGATTCAAGGGATCGGCGGCGGGGCATTGATGCCGATCGTGTTCACGATTATTTTCGATCTGTTCCCGGCTGAAAAACGGGGCAAAATGATGGGTTTATTCGGAGCCGTGTTCGGCATATCGAGCGTATTCGGTCCGATCATGGGCGGCGCGATTACGGATCATTTGAGCTGGCGCTGGATCTTCTACATCAACGTACCGATCGGACTGCTCGCGATTTATTTCATTGCGAGGGCTTACCACGAAACGAAAGTAAGCAGGAAACAAGTGATCGACTGGGCGGGCGCGATTTTGTTGACCGGTACGATTCTGTGCCTCATGTTCGGACTGGAGCTGGGAGGCACCGAAGGCTGGGCATGGGATTCGGCGAAAACGATCTCGTTGTTCGCGGGATCGGCGATCTTGTTCGTCTTATTCTTGCTAGCTGAGAAGAAAGCCAAAGATCCTATCATTAAACTTAGTCTGTTTCAGAAGCGGTTATTCACGAGCAGCATGGCGATCAGCCTCTTATACGGAGGCGTCATGATTGCGGGCGCGTCTTACATTCCGATTTTCATCCAAGGCGTGTTCCATAAGACGGCCACGGAAACGAGTACCGTTCTAACGCCGATGATGCTCGGGGTCGTCTTGAGCAGCCAGCTCGGGGGCAGATTCGCGACTCGGTTCAGATACCGGGACGTGATGCTCGTATCGGCGCTCACCTTGCTGGTCGGTTCCTACTTGCTCGGTTTTGTTATGGACAGGGAAACGAGTCGTTTGACGATCACGTTATTCATGGTCATTATCGGGCTGGGAATGGGAGTGTCCTTCTCGCTGCTTAATATTTCTACGCTCAACTCCGTTCCTCCGCAGTATAAGGGTTCGGCATCGTCTTTAATCACGTTTTTCCGAACGATCGGTTCCGCTCTAGGCGTGACAGTATTCGGAACGCTTCAGAAGCACGAATTTCAGCAAGGCATTCAAGAACTGCCCAATCTGAATCCGGAAATGGCCGCGCAGATCAAGGGAGGGCAGGCGCTGCTCGATCCGGCTTTGCAGGCTAAGATGGGATTGTCGCCGGACGCCGTAAACGCGCTTCTCGGCAAACTCGCCGATTCGATTATTTACATTTTTCAATGGTCGGTCTTGTTACCGGCGTTGGCTTTGGTGTTCGTGTTGCTTATGGGAAGCGCGAGGATGGAGAAGGGGAAACTTGGGGCGGGTTCGCATGGTCAGTCGGGTCAGCAAGATTCGTCCGGGCAGAAGGGCGATCCAGGTTTGAAAGGGGACGCAGCCGGCAAGCCGGAGCCATCTTTTCATGGAGGCTAA
- a CDS encoding LysR family transcriptional regulator: protein MNMSQLETLVTISKTLSFRKAGELLNLTQPAVSAQIKSLEDEFKAILVDRNHPVTLTDRGQVFLDHAEQILAIVEQLKQKLSDLNEVPQGHIILGTTTSIAIQILPRVLSYFQNQFPLIKTSILSMNSTQVLSSVENGTIDVGIGYLTDRSPQVETSVLYYDTFEFVVAPQHRLASSNRITINMLKDIPLILLSPDTLGRRFTDRVFKEYGLEPNIVMELGSSEEVKRMVELNMGAAIVSKQSIAGELRRGTLKMIPVNELEVSHPVGVMTKSGRYVNSAMRQFLNDLKGMPEDQFIGSE from the coding sequence ATGAACATGAGCCAACTGGAGACGTTAGTCACCATATCCAAGACGCTGAGCTTCCGCAAAGCCGGCGAACTGCTCAACTTGACGCAACCTGCGGTATCCGCCCAAATCAAGAGCTTGGAAGACGAATTCAAAGCGATTCTGGTCGACCGCAATCATCCGGTAACCTTAACGGACCGCGGCCAAGTTTTCCTGGATCATGCCGAACAAATATTAGCCATCGTGGAACAATTAAAGCAGAAGCTGTCCGACTTGAACGAAGTGCCTCAAGGCCACATTATCCTCGGAACGACGACATCGATCGCGATTCAAATTTTGCCCAGGGTGCTATCCTATTTTCAGAATCAATTCCCCCTGATCAAAACGAGCATCTTATCGATGAATTCCACTCAAGTGCTTTCCAGCGTCGAGAATGGCACTATCGATGTCGGCATCGGTTACTTAACGGACAGAAGCCCGCAGGTAGAAACTTCCGTGCTCTACTACGATACCTTCGAATTCGTCGTCGCTCCGCAACATCGGCTAGCCTCCTCCAACCGGATTACGATTAACATGCTCAAAGATATTCCGCTCATCCTCTTATCGCCGGATACGCTCGGTCGCCGTTTCACGGACCGCGTCTTCAAGGAATACGGACTAGAACCGAATATCGTCATGGAGCTCGGAAGCAGCGAAGAAGTCAAGCGAATGGTGGAGCTTAACATGGGAGCCGCTATCGTCTCCAAGCAATCCATCGCGGGAGAATTACGACGAGGAACGCTTAAAATGATCCCCGTTAACGAGCTCGAAGTCAGCCACCCCGTCGGCGTCATGACCAAATCGGGCCGTTACGTCAACAGCGCCATGCGGCAGTTTTTGAACGATTTGAAAGGCATGCCGGAAGATCAGTTTATCGGTAGCGAATAA